A single genomic interval of Roseovarius arcticus harbors:
- a CDS encoding DUF1269 domain-containing protein — protein MSELIVVAYDTPAKAEAARKELFGMAKEYLVEIADAVIATTDKDRNIKLDQMVNMWTVGATGGAFWGLLAGLIFFNPLLGLAVGAGAGAISGGLSDYGIDDDFMKDVSGALQPGQAALFMMMRTEASDRVIERLSKKGGRILRTNLDADAENHLRNHFDTKHAKMAEKLSRE, from the coding sequence ATGTCGGAACTTATTGTCGTTGCATATGACACGCCCGCCAAAGCCGAGGCCGCGCGAAAAGAACTCTTTGGAATGGCAAAGGAATATCTTGTCGAGATTGCCGATGCCGTTATCGCGACGACGGACAAGGACCGGAACATCAAGCTGGACCAAATGGTCAATATGTGGACCGTAGGTGCCACCGGTGGCGCGTTTTGGGGCCTTCTGGCAGGTCTAATCTTCTTCAATCCCCTGTTGGGGCTGGCCGTTGGGGCCGGTGCAGGTGCAATTTCAGGCGGTCTTTCTGACTACGGCATCGACGACGACTTCATGAAAGACGTTTCAGGTGCTCTGCAACCGGGTCAAGCCGCGCTGTTCATGATGATGCGGACCGAAGCGTCGGACCGCGTCATTGAGCGCCTGAGCAAGAAGGGCGGACGCATTCTGCGCACGAACCTCGACGCGGATGCCGAAAACCATCTGCGCAACCATTTCGACACCAAACACGCCAAGATGGCCGAGAAACTCTCAAGGGAATAA